The following coding sequences lie in one Maribacter forsetii DSM 18668 genomic window:
- a CDS encoding heavy metal translocating P-type ATPase, with translation MKKKKVNLRDLKPESEEEHNHDDGHDHGDGSAFKTYIPAIISFVMLILGIVVDYFDLILQFEGYVRVVWYTIAYVPVGFPVIKEGWKNVIRGDVFTEFFLMSIATIGAFIIGEYPEGVAVMLFYAVGELFQNAAVNRAKSNIKALLDVRPNEALVYRNNDYISVNPETVEIGEKVQVRVGEKVPLDGILLSEKGSFNTAALTGESKPDTITKSEKVFAGSINLDGVIEIETTKEFKDSSIARILDMVQNATARKSKTELFIRKFARIYTPIVVFLAVGVTLIPYFFLDDYVFRDWLYRALIFLVISCPCALVISIPLGYFGGLGAASKNGILFKGASFLDAMTKINTLVMDKTGTVTKGVFKIKEVKAIGWNETEFMQYLMAMEEQSTHPIAKAILEYKAEGEDFEATEVSEIAGKGLRGIVNGKNVLVGNKALMIANKIEVPAETETIVESIVLVAIDNRFAGYVVIADELKNDAKETITTLHKVGIKNIMMLSGDKDSITQKVASKLSIEKAKGGLLPEDKLNEVEKLKQNPENKIAFIGDGINDAPVLAASDVGIAMGGLGSDVAIETADVIIQTDQPSKVVRAIKIGRSTRKIVWQNIGLAFGVKVIVLILGAGGLATMWEAVFADVGVALLAILNAVRLQRMNWS, from the coding sequence ATGAAAAAAAAGAAAGTCAATTTAAGAGATTTAAAACCAGAATCGGAAGAAGAACATAATCATGATGATGGTCACGACCACGGAGATGGAAGTGCATTCAAAACGTATATTCCAGCAATTATAAGCTTTGTGATGCTTATTCTAGGAATTGTAGTAGACTACTTTGATTTAATTCTCCAATTTGAAGGTTATGTTAGAGTAGTTTGGTATACCATAGCATACGTTCCCGTAGGGTTTCCGGTAATTAAGGAAGGCTGGAAAAATGTGATACGTGGCGATGTTTTCACGGAATTCTTTTTAATGTCTATAGCCACAATTGGTGCATTTATCATTGGAGAATATCCCGAAGGCGTTGCTGTAATGTTGTTTTATGCTGTAGGTGAACTATTTCAGAATGCAGCTGTAAATAGAGCAAAGTCAAATATCAAAGCTTTGCTCGATGTAAGACCAAATGAAGCTTTGGTCTATCGGAACAACGATTACATTTCCGTTAATCCCGAAACTGTGGAAATTGGCGAAAAAGTACAAGTCCGCGTGGGCGAAAAAGTACCATTGGACGGTATTTTGCTTTCTGAAAAAGGCTCATTCAATACCGCGGCTTTAACAGGCGAAAGCAAACCTGATACCATTACTAAATCTGAGAAAGTATTTGCAGGAAGTATCAATCTCGATGGCGTGATTGAAATTGAAACTACAAAAGAGTTTAAGGATAGCTCCATTGCCCGAATTCTCGATATGGTTCAAAATGCCACAGCTCGCAAGTCGAAAACCGAATTATTTATCAGAAAATTTGCGAGGATTTATACGCCAATCGTCGTGTTTTTGGCTGTTGGCGTGACATTAATTCCTTACTTTTTTCTAGATGATTATGTATTTAGAGATTGGTTATACAGAGCATTAATTTTCTTGGTCATATCTTGCCCTTGTGCGTTGGTAATTTCAATTCCATTAGGCTATTTCGGTGGATTGGGAGCAGCTTCAAAAAACGGAATACTTTTCAAGGGTGCTTCATTTTTAGATGCAATGACCAAGATAAATACTTTGGTAATGGACAAAACAGGTACCGTAACCAAAGGTGTTTTTAAAATCAAAGAAGTAAAAGCAATCGGTTGGAATGAAACTGAATTTATGCAATACCTTATGGCGATGGAAGAACAATCTACACATCCAATTGCTAAAGCCATTTTAGAGTACAAAGCTGAAGGAGAAGATTTTGAAGCTACCGAAGTGTCTGAAATTGCAGGTAAAGGTTTAAGAGGGATTGTAAATGGCAAAAACGTTTTAGTAGGCAACAAAGCTTTAATGATTGCTAATAAAATTGAAGTTCCCGCAGAAACTGAAACCATTGTAGAGTCTATAGTTTTAGTAGCCATAGATAATAGGTTTGCGGGTTATGTAGTCATAGCGGATGAATTAAAGAACGATGCAAAAGAAACGATAACAACGCTGCATAAAGTTGGAATCAAAAATATAATGATGCTATCTGGCGATAAGGATTCTATCACACAAAAAGTAGCTTCCAAATTAAGCATTGAAAAAGCCAAAGGTGGTCTACTGCCCGAAGACAAACTGAATGAAGTTGAAAAACTAAAACAAAACCCAGAAAACAAAATCGCATTTATTGGTGATGGAATAAATGATGCCCCAGTTTTAGCGGCAAGTGACGTCGGAATCGCAATGGGTGGATTAGGGAGTGATGTAGCGATTGAGACCGCAGATGTTATTATTCAAACTGACCAACCATCAAAAGTGGTCAGAGCAATAAAAATAGGACGTTCCACCAGAAAAATTGTTTGGCAAAACATTGGTTTAGCATTTGGAGTGAAAGTAATAGTTCTGATTTTAGGTGCTGGCGGACTTGCTACGATGTGGGAAGCTGTGTTTGCCGATGTAGGAGTAGCGCTATTAGCTATTTTGAATGCAGTTAGATTACAAAGGATGAATTGGAGTTAG
- a CDS encoding RNA polymerase sigma factor — protein MTNFFPDNYTDSSDTELVQLSVDGDKKALQTLIVRHQLFVYNLALKMVGNVADAEDVTQEVFIKVITALAKFKSESKFRTWLYRITVNHFLNDKKKKGQLRVVNFESYFNEIDNVPSFELNDQEEKEFRDTIEEIRINCTTGMLLCLSKEQRMIYILGEMFDIDHNLGGEILGITPGNFRIKLMRARKELYNWMNKRCGLVNTNNPCRCSKKTRGYITEGKVDPANLKFNTRYTSEISELSKNKATQFTNTVDELNKKVFQSHPAQTPIQASKIVDEILNNDLIKSILDL, from the coding sequence ATGACAAACTTTTTTCCAGATAACTATACGGATAGTAGTGACACAGAGTTAGTACAGCTATCAGTGGATGGTGACAAAAAAGCGCTTCAAACGCTTATTGTTCGTCACCAGCTTTTTGTTTACAATTTAGCTTTAAAAATGGTGGGCAATGTAGCTGACGCTGAAGATGTTACTCAAGAAGTTTTTATAAAAGTAATAACTGCTTTAGCCAAATTTAAGAGTGAGAGTAAATTTAGAACTTGGTTATATCGTATAACGGTAAACCATTTTTTAAATGATAAAAAGAAAAAGGGACAGTTGCGGGTCGTAAATTTCGAAAGCTATTTTAATGAAATCGATAATGTTCCTAGTTTTGAATTAAATGACCAAGAAGAAAAAGAGTTTAGAGATACTATAGAAGAAATCAGAATAAATTGTACAACAGGCATGTTACTTTGCTTGTCTAAAGAACAACGCATGATTTATATTTTAGGCGAAATGTTTGATATAGATCATAATCTTGGTGGAGAAATTTTAGGAATTACACCTGGTAATTTTAGAATCAAATTAATGCGCGCTCGCAAAGAGCTGTATAACTGGATGAATAAAAGATGTGGATTGGTAAATACAAACAACCCATGTAGATGTTCTAAAAAAACTAGAGGTTACATTACAGAAGGTAAGGTTGACCCTGCCAACCTAAAATTTAACACGAGATATACTTCAGAAATTAGCGAGCTTTCTAAGAATAAAGCCACTCAATTTACAAACACGGTAGATGAATTAAATAAAAAAGTGTTTCAAAGTCATCCTGCACAAACACCTATACAAGCATCAAAAATAGTTGATGAAATCTTGAATAACGATCTCATAAAATCAATTTTAGATTTATAA
- a CDS encoding pyridoxamine 5'-phosphate oxidase family protein, whose translation MSTIFHEGQLAVQKIAGEEEIAKSRIPMVKNSLHPRSIGFIEHQVLAFPGSEDYNGHIWLSLLVGERGFIQVPSEQEIKLDLSKVTSNLDDIFFKNIATKPTVGLLFHEAARRARYRAWGTARKEGNQLSFDIKLGYPSCPKHIQREVIEIRKDSKIEVSTYEKGTILGELEKEWISHAHTFFIATQTKKGDIESSHRGGNPGFIEIQENGHLRVPDYLGNSMFSTLGNIYENPKAALLFVDYKKGETLQLSGTAELQFNQNSNEDFHTSGETGRFWTFETKQWIRTINHHVVHTEFLDFSPFNIPSAH comes from the coding sequence ATGAGTACTATTTTCCATGAGGGACAATTAGCTGTGCAAAAAATAGCAGGTGAAGAAGAAATTGCTAAAAGTAGAATTCCTATGGTTAAGAATTCTCTGCACCCAAGATCCATTGGGTTTATTGAACATCAAGTTTTGGCTTTTCCTGGTAGTGAAGATTACAATGGACATATCTGGTTGTCTTTATTGGTTGGTGAAAGAGGGTTTATACAGGTACCCTCTGAGCAAGAAATTAAATTAGACCTATCTAAGGTTACTAGTAATCTAGATGATATTTTTTTTAAAAACATAGCAACTAAGCCTACTGTTGGTTTGTTATTTCATGAAGCAGCAAGAAGAGCGCGATATAGGGCTTGGGGAACGGCGCGCAAAGAAGGAAATCAACTTTCTTTTGATATAAAATTGGGCTATCCTAGTTGCCCCAAGCACATACAACGTGAAGTCATTGAAATTCGTAAGGATTCAAAAATTGAAGTTTCCACTTATGAAAAAGGAACCATTTTAGGTGAATTGGAGAAAGAATGGATAAGTCATGCCCACACTTTTTTCATAGCTACACAAACAAAAAAAGGGGATATAGAATCATCACATAGAGGCGGAAACCCTGGCTTTATTGAAATTCAAGAAAATGGACATTTACGTGTACCTGACTATTTAGGGAATAGCATGTTTAGCACTTTAGGTAACATTTATGAAAATCCAAAAGCAGCTTTGCTTTTTGTGGATTATAAAAAAGGAGAAACATTACAGCTCTCAGGAACTGCTGAGTTACAATTTAACCAAAACTCTAATGAAGATTTTCATACCTCTGGTGAAACGGGCAGATTTTGGACCTTTGAAACCAAACAATGGATTAGAACCATAAATCATCATGTGGTGCATACAGAATTTTTAGATTTTTCTCCGTTTAATATACCCAGTGCCCATTAA
- a CDS encoding alpha/beta fold hydrolase, whose amino-acid sequence MKNIHIVLGTVFLVIIGCSNPKAHTAEEESFFLPPPTTYNYIEVNDVKLFYREAGDPNKPTIVLLHGYPSSSHSYRNLIPMLANHYHIIAPDNLGSGYSDHPNPDTTTYTFDLLADYTEALLTKLNIDNYIMYMQDFGAPVGYRMMMKNPKRINALIVQNANAYLDGLTPKRQDFFKNAQQDTSQGQVDFLYSITSREVTINKQYLFDIDSLNYKIQSPDAWTHDLAFLQKPSDRNIQVQLFQDYYNNLLAYPSWQKMLKETQPKTLIVWGSKDLKFNANGAKAYLRDLPNAELHLLDAGHFAAEEKTRDIARLILKFLKKETIK is encoded by the coding sequence ATGAAAAATATCCATATTGTTTTAGGCACTGTATTTTTAGTGATAATAGGTTGTAGCAACCCTAAAGCACATACTGCTGAAGAGGAATCGTTTTTCCTCCCCCCACCTACTACCTATAATTATATAGAGGTTAACGATGTAAAATTATTTTATAGAGAAGCTGGAGACCCCAATAAACCAACTATCGTTTTATTACATGGTTATCCATCTTCCTCGCATAGTTATAGAAATTTGATTCCGATGTTGGCTAATCATTATCATATTATTGCACCCGATAATTTGGGGTCTGGATATAGTGATCATCCAAATCCAGATACTACAACCTATACGTTTGACCTACTTGCCGATTATACCGAAGCATTATTAACAAAACTTAATATTGATAATTACATTATGTATATGCAAGATTTTGGAGCTCCGGTTGGGTATCGAATGATGATGAAAAACCCGAAAAGAATAAACGCTTTAATTGTTCAAAATGCTAATGCCTATTTAGATGGATTGACACCAAAGCGACAAGATTTTTTTAAAAATGCACAACAAGATACATCTCAAGGACAGGTTGACTTTTTGTACTCCATAACAAGTAGAGAGGTGACTATCAACAAGCAATATTTATTTGATATTGATTCACTTAACTACAAAATTCAAAGCCCCGATGCGTGGACCCATGATTTGGCTTTTTTACAAAAACCGTCTGATAGAAATATACAGGTACAATTATTTCAAGATTATTACAATAACCTATTGGCTTATCCTAGTTGGCAAAAAATGTTGAAAGAAACACAACCTAAAACACTTATTGTTTGGGGTTCCAAAGATTTAAAATTCAATGCCAACGGAGCAAAAGCCTATTTAAGAGATTTGCCAAATGCAGAATTACATTTATTGGATGCAGGTCATTTTGCCGCTGAAGAAAAAACACGGGACATTGCCAGGCTTATTCTGAAATTCTTAAAAAAAGAAACTATTAAATAA
- a CDS encoding DUF6660 family protein, protein MKFISFILAVTMFTLTAKPCSDGQNFEDQQQQELSIDHNHQEDNDDSCPITCICNCCGMSIAYEPLATFELNFYTSISTQSIAIYQSIYRFDFHSNIWQPPQVIS, encoded by the coding sequence ATGAAATTTATAAGCTTCATACTAGCAGTTACCATGTTCACTTTGACCGCAAAGCCATGTTCTGATGGTCAAAATTTTGAAGACCAACAACAGCAAGAGTTGAGCATAGACCATAATCATCAAGAAGATAATGATGATTCTTGTCCTATAACCTGTATTTGTAATTGTTGTGGTATGTCAATAGCATATGAGCCTTTAGCCACATTTGAACTCAATTTTTACACCAGCATTTCTACACAATCAATAGCTATCTATCAGTCAATTTATAGATTTGATTTTCATTCCAACATTTGGCAACCACCCCAAGTAATTAGCTAA
- a CDS encoding Fur family transcriptional regulator has translation METIEQLLESKNIRVTAMRLLIYKFLAENKAAVTLSNIENAFEKADRTTLYRTIKTFEENDIVHQIDDGTGITKYALCEQGCSCDIKTDLHLHFHCNNCNETVCLTEHKIPQIKVPDGFVSENINLVVKGICDKCSGQ, from the coding sequence ATGGAAACAATTGAACAATTATTAGAATCAAAAAATATTCGTGTTACGGCAATGCGGTTATTGATTTATAAGTTTCTTGCGGAAAACAAGGCAGCTGTAACGCTTAGTAATATTGAAAATGCTTTTGAAAAGGCAGACAGAACTACGCTATACAGAACTATAAAAACCTTTGAGGAAAATGATATCGTGCATCAGATTGATGATGGCACAGGAATCACAAAATACGCACTTTGCGAACAAGGATGTAGTTGTGATATAAAAACAGATTTACACTTACATTTTCATTGTAATAATTGCAATGAAACCGTTTGTTTAACAGAACATAAGATACCTCAAATAAAAGTTCCTGATGGCTTTGTTTCGGAAAATATAAACTTGGTTGTAAAAGGTATTTGCGATAAGTGTAGTGGGCAATAA
- a CDS encoding TonB-dependent receptor has translation MNKHILSVKLMFLLCLSLQAQKSDIQITVYSEDENEPLIGATVYFDTLEKGAITNFDGIAEFAEIPNGQHSTVISFLGFQTLETTIQVPSDADYIFKLKVDANVLDEVVLQSTRSTRTLKKIPTRIEFIGVEELGEKAIMNPTNISMVLRESTGIQMQQTSLSSGSTNIRIQGLDGRYTQLLRDGFPLYGGFSSGLSILQIPPLDLQQFEIIKGSSSTLYGGGAIAGLVNMVSKTPDEEPALDIMLTQTQALGSTANVFYSKRNEKFGFSLYGSGHYQKAYDPEDDGFSNLPKTTSISFNPKLFYYPSEKTTLWFGLNGTYDDRIGGDITKIESGENGIHQYTEENNSKRLSSQLVYQTQLDSVSSLKFKNSISFFDRNLSVPSLNFDGQQTNTFTEITYNTASENTDWIIGANLYTSNFDENDNAPLQRDQKDVTFGAFANNIFDISEKWILETGLRADYNADFGFFPLPRISLLYKNDIGFSSRIGGGLGYKIPDIFTEEAEYINFENVLAIDKSTLDAERSYGINFDVNYQARLSDEIGFSVNQLFYATAINKGLLLNSTDNGFFQFENAPDEIFSKGAETNIKFTYKDFRWFLNYALIDTKLNYLPGNPQKPLTAKHNAGSVLMYESEKWRIGYETYYTGKQFLSNGTETTDFVTMGLLLMRNFKRGSVFINFENFTDRRQSRFSPLVLPPHENPVFPEIYGPTDGFIFSVGLIIKPFGNLDHD, from the coding sequence ATGAACAAACACATTTTGAGCGTAAAGCTCATGTTTTTGCTATGCCTATCGCTACAGGCACAAAAATCAGATATTCAAATAACCGTCTATTCAGAGGATGAAAACGAACCCTTAATAGGTGCTACAGTTTACTTTGATACATTAGAAAAAGGAGCTATTACCAATTTTGATGGTATAGCAGAATTTGCCGAAATACCTAACGGTCAACATTCAACAGTAATTTCATTTTTAGGCTTTCAAACATTAGAAACAACAATTCAAGTACCTAGTGATGCGGATTATATTTTTAAACTTAAAGTAGATGCTAACGTATTAGATGAAGTGGTACTTCAATCTACACGTAGTACAAGGACTCTAAAAAAGATACCAACACGTATTGAGTTTATTGGCGTCGAGGAACTAGGGGAGAAAGCAATAATGAATCCTACTAATATTTCTATGGTACTTCGCGAAAGCACAGGTATACAAATGCAACAGACATCATTAAGTAGTGGTAGCACCAATATTCGTATTCAAGGATTGGATGGTCGGTACACACAACTTTTGAGAGATGGGTTTCCATTATATGGTGGTTTTTCAAGTGGTTTAAGTATTTTACAAATTCCACCTTTAGACTTACAACAATTTGAGATTATAAAAGGAAGTTCATCAACCCTTTATGGTGGCGGTGCTATTGCAGGATTGGTAAATATGGTATCTAAAACACCTGACGAAGAACCTGCATTGGATATTATGCTAACTCAAACACAAGCATTAGGAAGCACAGCGAATGTGTTTTATAGTAAACGAAATGAAAAGTTTGGTTTTTCGCTTTATGGTTCTGGGCACTATCAAAAAGCTTACGACCCAGAAGATGATGGTTTTAGTAACCTACCAAAAACAACCTCAATTTCTTTCAATCCCAAATTGTTTTATTATCCATCGGAGAAAACAACCCTGTGGTTTGGTTTAAATGGAACATATGATGATAGAATAGGTGGAGATATTACCAAAATTGAAAGTGGCGAAAATGGTATTCATCAATATACAGAAGAAAACAATTCCAAAAGATTAAGTAGTCAATTGGTATATCAAACACAATTAGATTCTGTTAGCTCATTAAAATTTAAAAATAGTATCTCTTTTTTCGATAGGAACTTAAGCGTCCCTAGTCTCAATTTTGATGGGCAGCAAACAAACACTTTTACTGAAATCACATATAATACGGCGTCAGAAAATACAGATTGGATAATTGGCGCAAATTTATATACCTCAAACTTTGATGAAAATGATAATGCACCATTACAGCGAGACCAAAAAGATGTAACCTTTGGTGCATTTGCTAATAACATCTTTGATATATCCGAAAAATGGATTTTAGAAACAGGATTAAGAGCAGATTATAATGCCGATTTTGGTTTTTTCCCACTGCCAAGAATATCATTACTGTATAAAAATGATATTGGATTTTCAAGCCGAATAGGTGGTGGTTTAGGATACAAAATACCTGATATATTTACAGAAGAAGCAGAATATATCAATTTCGAAAATGTTCTAGCAATAGATAAATCAACTTTAGACGCAGAACGTTCTTATGGTATTAATTTCGATGTAAACTATCAAGCACGCTTATCCGATGAGATTGGTTTTTCAGTAAATCAATTGTTCTATGCAACAGCTATAAATAAAGGCTTGTTGTTAAATTCAACAGATAATGGTTTTTTTCAATTTGAAAATGCGCCAGATGAAATTTTTAGCAAAGGAGCAGAAACCAATATTAAATTCACTTACAAAGATTTTAGATGGTTTTTAAACTATGCACTTATCGACACCAAACTAAATTATTTGCCAGGTAACCCACAAAAACCTTTAACCGCAAAGCATAATGCGGGGAGCGTTTTAATGTACGAGTCTGAAAAGTGGCGAATTGGCTATGAGACCTATTACACGGGAAAACAATTTTTATCAAACGGTACTGAGACAACCGATTTTGTAACTATGGGCTTACTGTTAATGCGTAATTTTAAACGGGGAAGCGTATTTATCAATTTTGAGAACTTCACAGATAGAAGGCAAAGTAGATTTTCCCCATTGGTTTTACCACCACATGAAAATCCTGTCTTTCCAGAGATTTATGGACCCACGGATGGTTTTATCTTTAGTGTAGGACTTATTATTAAACCATTTGGAAACTTAGACCACGATTAA
- a CDS encoding DUF3703 domain-containing protein: protein MKFNTKIPEHLKQAYNKELIQYSSCLDNKEYGSAWYHLERSHIIGQSYPLQHTYSHWLMLKFGFRQKDTKEVIGQIIRLLVGGWKSFINHVPLGNTGGANVPPLKRMSIPNDIEKLLNTK, encoded by the coding sequence ATGAAGTTTAATACTAAAATACCTGAACATCTTAAGCAGGCTTATAATAAAGAATTAATACAATACAGTTCCTGTTTAGATAATAAGGAATACGGTAGTGCTTGGTATCATTTAGAACGTAGTCATATCATAGGACAATCTTACCCCTTACAGCATACTTATTCACATTGGCTAATGCTAAAATTTGGATTTAGACAAAAAGACACTAAAGAAGTAATAGGTCAAATTATTAGGTTGCTTGTAGGTGGTTGGAAATCATTTATAAATCACGTTCCCCTTGGTAATACTGGTGGAGCAAATGTGCCCCCTTTGAAGCGTATGTCTATTCCAAATGATATTGAAAAATTATTAAATACTAAATGA